One region of Maylandia zebra isolate NMK-2024a linkage group LG10, Mzebra_GT3a, whole genome shotgun sequence genomic DNA includes:
- the sparta gene encoding spartin a isoform X1 translates to MGEPAELLLIRDQYELAFHSLSRGLAAEEAEKRAEALEYYRKGRLHLTQGLEVPTGGQRQQGANWDTARRLQQKMRDTLKTIENHLSDLETSQLTITANQRDQLLKDLSVPQLYPDLAPNGQPPQNSVHHLYPTIPATTHNIVPTPNTVPVSPATPPAPDTLPAVVSKTIAMASPAEQPPAYTPQPTDGHRILAYAPVEGGFCPGRQTAAVAGENGTELLCIPSGVQLFFVAPNGQVSSLSSPGYLRIIVVNSQQDSPAEKPAVFLHVCDWMYPLTKDTPVLLANSGIFMFPDSLAEMPGCYAGIVLSSELPPADLQTFQDLLSQLAEFRIQGPEGTESEVVNLSTKVPLNPTKEQVEPTTSAGEQEKLPLPGWSEKMGQGILTGALRLSDSLIKGAEATGRAIHKGAAKIRDQLTPEETPSEVSPSTTKRLEMARKATGGAVRVSQFLVNGVGTVAEKLAEKMAPHVKKHGAKLVPEALKKKEDGQASKMDGAKFVAVSTVHGLATIWSSLETGAKLVGKSVAAETVSTVTYKYGNNAGEATDTGLQSVINIGVTANNIDNVGIKAFFKKAGKCTAKELAAKSNEEKKLQKEVQEDEAEAKDVQKNKEEEKKK, encoded by the exons atgggtgaaccTGCTGAATTACTGCTCATCAGGGACCAGTATGAGCTGGCGTTTCATTCTTTGAGTCGTGGACTGGCTGCTGAAGAGGCAGAGAAAAGAGCCGAGGCCCTCGAGTATTACAGGAAGGGTCGGCTGCACCTCACTCAGGGACTGGAGGTTCCCACTGGAGGGCAGCGGCAGCAGGGAGCGAACTGGGACACAGCCCGGCGGCTTCAACAGAAGATGAGGGATACTTTAAAGACAATTGAGAACCACCTTTCTGACCTGGAAACATCTCAGCTTACTATAACAGCAAACCAGAGAGACCAGCTGTTGAAGGATCTTTCTGTTCCCCAACTTTATCCAGACCTGGCACCTAACGGCCAGCCTCCCCAAAACTCTGTCCACCATCTCTACCCCACCATACCTGCTACCACCCACAACATTGTCCCAACCCCCAACACAGTCCCTGTCAGTCCTGCGACCCCTCCTGCTCCAGACACACTCCCTGCAGTGGTTTCAAAAACTATAGCCATGGCCAGTCCAGCAGAGCAGCCTCCAGCATACACACCACAGCCCACAGATGGGCACCGTATCCTGGCTTATGCTCCTGTTGAAGGTGGCTTTTGTCCAGGAAGACAGACTGCAGCAGTAGCAGGAGAAAATGGAACTGAACTGCTGTGCATCCCTTCCGGGGTGCAGCTGTTTTTTGTGGCACCAAACGGGCAAGTCagctcactctcctctccaggcTACCTTCGCATCATTGTGGTGAACAGTCAGCAGGATTCCCCTGCTGAAAAACCTGCAGTGTTTTTACAT GTATGCGATTGGATGTACCCACTGACAAAAGACACCCCAGTGCTGCTGGCTAACTCCGGGATCTTTATGTTCCCTGACTCCTTGGCAGAAATGCCAGGGTGCTATGCGGGTATAGTGTTGTCTTCTGAACTGCCTCCTGCAGACCTGCAGACTTTTCAGGACCTCCTGTCACAGCTTGCTGAATTCAGGATCCAG GGTCCAGAGGGCACAGAGTCAGAGGTAGTCAACTTGAGTACGAAAGTCCCCCTTAATCCCACAAAAGAGCAAGTAGAACCGACTACATCAGCAGGAGAGCAGGAAAAACTACCACTTCCTGGATGGAGTGAGAAGATGGGTCAAGGAATCTTGACAG GAGCGCTTCGGTTGAGTGATTCACTGATAAAAGGAGCAGAAGCTACTGGTAGGGCCATTCACAAAGGAGCAGCCAAGATTCGAGACCAACTCACACCTGAAGAGACTCCTTCAGAGGTCAGCCCCAGTACCACCAAACGTCTGGAGATGGCCAGAAAGGCCACTGGGGGTGCTGTTCGAGTCAGCCAGTTCTTGG TGAATGGTGTAGGCACAGTGGCAGAAAAACTGGCAGAAAAGATGGCACCTCATGTGAAGAAACATGGTGCAAAACTGGTTCCAGAAGCtttgaagaagaaagaagacgGCCAAGCTTCCAAAATGGATGGAGCCAAGTTTGTAGCGGTCAGCACTGTGCATG GTTTGGCTACCATTTGGTCCAGTCTGGAGACTGGAGCAAAACTTGTTGGGAAAAGTGTGGCAGCAGAGACGGTCTCAACTGTCACGTACAA GTACGGCAACAATGCAGGCGAAGCCACAGACACTGGTCTCCAGTCGGTGATCAACATTGGCGTGACTGCAAACAACATCGATAATGTAGGCATCAAAGCCTTTTTCAAGAAGGCCGGCAAATGCACGGCCAAGGAATTGGCCGCAAAATCAAATGAAGAGAAAAAGTTGCAGAAGGAAGTACAAGAGGATGAGGCTGAGGCAAAAGATGTACAGAAGaacaaggaagaagaaaagaaaaaatag
- the sparta gene encoding spartin a isoform X2 — protein MGEPAELLLIRDQYELAFHSLSRGLAAEEAEKRAEALEYYRKGRLHLTQGLEVPTGGQRQQGANWDTARRLQQKMRDTLKTIENHLSDLETSQLTITANQRDQLLKDLSVPQLYPDLAPNGQPPQNSVHHLYPTIPATTHNIVPTPNTVPVSPATPPAPDTLPAVVSKTIAMASPAEQPPAYTPQPTDGHRILAYAPVEGGFCPGRQTAAVAGENGTELLCIPSGVQLFFVAPNGQVSSLSSPGYLRIIVVNSQQDSPAEKPAVFLHVCDWMYPLTKDTPVLLANSGIFMFPDSLAEMPGCYAGIVLSSELPPADLQTFQDLLSQLAEFRIQGPEGTESEVVNLSTKVPLNPTKEQVEPTTSAGEQEKLPLPGWSEKMGQGILTGALRLSDSLIKGAEATGRAIHKGAAKIRDQLTPEETPSEVSPSTTKRLEMARKATGGAVRVSQFLVNGVGTVAEKLAEKMAPHVKKHGAKLVPEALKKKEDGQASKMDGAKFVAVSTVHGLATIWSSLETGAKLVGKSVAAETVSTVTYKFRGLENLLNLSRNI, from the exons atgggtgaaccTGCTGAATTACTGCTCATCAGGGACCAGTATGAGCTGGCGTTTCATTCTTTGAGTCGTGGACTGGCTGCTGAAGAGGCAGAGAAAAGAGCCGAGGCCCTCGAGTATTACAGGAAGGGTCGGCTGCACCTCACTCAGGGACTGGAGGTTCCCACTGGAGGGCAGCGGCAGCAGGGAGCGAACTGGGACACAGCCCGGCGGCTTCAACAGAAGATGAGGGATACTTTAAAGACAATTGAGAACCACCTTTCTGACCTGGAAACATCTCAGCTTACTATAACAGCAAACCAGAGAGACCAGCTGTTGAAGGATCTTTCTGTTCCCCAACTTTATCCAGACCTGGCACCTAACGGCCAGCCTCCCCAAAACTCTGTCCACCATCTCTACCCCACCATACCTGCTACCACCCACAACATTGTCCCAACCCCCAACACAGTCCCTGTCAGTCCTGCGACCCCTCCTGCTCCAGACACACTCCCTGCAGTGGTTTCAAAAACTATAGCCATGGCCAGTCCAGCAGAGCAGCCTCCAGCATACACACCACAGCCCACAGATGGGCACCGTATCCTGGCTTATGCTCCTGTTGAAGGTGGCTTTTGTCCAGGAAGACAGACTGCAGCAGTAGCAGGAGAAAATGGAACTGAACTGCTGTGCATCCCTTCCGGGGTGCAGCTGTTTTTTGTGGCACCAAACGGGCAAGTCagctcactctcctctccaggcTACCTTCGCATCATTGTGGTGAACAGTCAGCAGGATTCCCCTGCTGAAAAACCTGCAGTGTTTTTACAT GTATGCGATTGGATGTACCCACTGACAAAAGACACCCCAGTGCTGCTGGCTAACTCCGGGATCTTTATGTTCCCTGACTCCTTGGCAGAAATGCCAGGGTGCTATGCGGGTATAGTGTTGTCTTCTGAACTGCCTCCTGCAGACCTGCAGACTTTTCAGGACCTCCTGTCACAGCTTGCTGAATTCAGGATCCAG GGTCCAGAGGGCACAGAGTCAGAGGTAGTCAACTTGAGTACGAAAGTCCCCCTTAATCCCACAAAAGAGCAAGTAGAACCGACTACATCAGCAGGAGAGCAGGAAAAACTACCACTTCCTGGATGGAGTGAGAAGATGGGTCAAGGAATCTTGACAG GAGCGCTTCGGTTGAGTGATTCACTGATAAAAGGAGCAGAAGCTACTGGTAGGGCCATTCACAAAGGAGCAGCCAAGATTCGAGACCAACTCACACCTGAAGAGACTCCTTCAGAGGTCAGCCCCAGTACCACCAAACGTCTGGAGATGGCCAGAAAGGCCACTGGGGGTGCTGTTCGAGTCAGCCAGTTCTTGG TGAATGGTGTAGGCACAGTGGCAGAAAAACTGGCAGAAAAGATGGCACCTCATGTGAAGAAACATGGTGCAAAACTGGTTCCAGAAGCtttgaagaagaaagaagacgGCCAAGCTTCCAAAATGGATGGAGCCAAGTTTGTAGCGGTCAGCACTGTGCATG GTTTGGCTACCATTTGGTCCAGTCTGGAGACTGGAGCAAAACTTGTTGGGAAAAGTGTGGCAGCAGAGACGGTCTCAACTGTCACGTACAA ATTTAGGGGCTTAGAGAATCTTTTAAACTTGTCCAGAAACATATGA